Genomic window (Coregonus clupeaformis isolate EN_2021a unplaced genomic scaffold, ASM2061545v1 scaf3115, whole genome shotgun sequence):
gtcactgggcagctcgcggctgtgcttccctttgtagtctgtaatagttttcaagccctgccacatccgaacgagctcagagccagtgtagtatgattcaatcttagacctgtattgactctttgcctgtttgatggttcgtggaggtcatagcgggatttcttataagcgtccgggttagagtcccgttccttgaaagcggcagctctaccctttagctcagtgcggatgtttcctgtaatccatggcttctggttggggtatgtacgcacggtcactgtggggacgacatcatcgatgcacttattgatgaagccagtgactgatgtggtgtactcctcaatgctgtctgaagaatccccgaacatgttccagtctgtgctagcaaaacagtcctgtagcttagcatctggcgtcatctgaccacttttttattagccgaatcactggtgcttcctgcttcagtttttgcttataagcaggaatcaggaggatagagttatggtcagatttgccaaatggagggcgagggagagctttgtatgcgtcttgtgtgtggagtaaaggtggtctagagttttttccctctggttgcacatttaacatgctggtagaaatgaggtagaatggatttaagtttccctgcattaaagtccccggctactaggagcgctgcatctggatgagcgtttctgttgattaatggccccgtacaactcattcagtgcaatcttaatgccagcattggtttgtggtggtaaatagacagcatgaaaaaatatagatgaaaactctcttggtaaatagtgtggtctacagcttatcataagatactctacctcaggcgagcaaaacctcgagacttccttagtatttgattttgtgcaccagctgttgtttacaaatatacacagaccgccaccctttgtcttaccagagtctgcagttctgtcctgtcgatgtagcgtatagcccgctagctgaatgttgtcattgttgtcgttcagccacgactgcgtgaaacataagatattacagtttttaatgtcccgtggtaggataaccgtaatcttaaatcgtcaattttattcgcGCGGACtaaaggcacccggatctgcgtccacgatatcccgtctcttcctcacgcgaatgacggggatctgggccttgtcgggagtctgtagaatatcctcgCGAACGCCtgtgaagaaaaagtcttcgccCAACGCGAGGTGAGAATCgcgtcctgatatccagaagctctctttggttataagagacgatggcagaaacattatgtacaaaataaattacaaataacgaggaaaaacacacatagtagtacaattggttagagggctgtggggaacggcagccatcttcttccgggcTGTCTGATATAATGGTGTCCTGTCTACTTATCAATACAAGGTGTTGATGAAACAGTCATAGGCCTGGTGAGTGGGTTCGGTCGTGGTGGGGAGGCCAAACAGCCGTCCACCATCCTACTGCGTCTGACCGTGCCCTACGCATTCCGGGCCACCTGCCTTCAGTCCAGCCAGCACAAGATCTCCAACCGCATGTTCTGCGCCGGCTACGATAAGGAGAAGAAGGATGCGTGCCAGGGGACAGCGGCGGACCCCATGTCACTCGCTAGGGGACACCTGGTTCGTCACGGGCGTGGTGAGCTGGGGCGAAGGGTGCGCCCGCGAGGGGCAAGTACGGCATCTACACGCAGGTGTCCAAGTACATCGACTGGATCCGGGCAGTCATGGGGAAGTTTCTCCccaaggaggggggggggaggaagaCGAGGGGGGCGGGTCAAATGCACTCAATGATGTGGGtttgagggagacagaggagagaggagaaccaatCAATAAAGAGGCTTGAGGAATTATGGGCAAGAAActtgtgtgttttgttgttttttcattGTTTTTCACAAAATGTCTCTGAGACCAAGTAACTTAtgctaaaaaaacaaacatgttttgTTTGAATGTCCATTCATCACATACCAACATGAAACTACATCACACACTATAAAGTTGAGTCAGGACTGCCATTAGGCAGACATTTCCCTACTGTTCCAGTTTTTTAAAAGTACAACTGAATCGATCGCATCAGAAAAACAGAAGGGTTCAAAGGTCACCAGTGACTTGAATCACTGCTGGTGTAAGTACCGAGCACACACGGATAGGTGGGTTCTCTGTTTGCTCTATTGTGTGTACAGACTAGAGTCCATCTGTGGGACTTTGTGTTTGTGAAGCCCTAATGTGACACAATGAGTTTTACTGAGTATTCAGAACGTTTCATCTCAATTTATCTTCATAACATATTAGCATATTAGTAGCATATTTGGTAGCTATTACATTACATACAATTACTAATGAGGTACCATCTTTAAAATGTCTAGAGCTGGCACCAGCTACATTAACTACGTCAGGTGACAGGGAGGTCCACATAAATGACACTATCCTGGAGAAATTCACGACATAAGCACAACTTTGTTGGCGTATACAGCAATGACTAAAAACAGACATTTCGGCTGGCAAGCGGGTGGGGGTTTACCTGGCAATGTTAACCTGGCAGTGTGGATGTGTGTCAGGcagaagggagtgagagagagcgcaagagagagagagatagacagggcTGCAGACAGGATCTTGGCACAGGCAGAGAGGCTTGTGGGCACTGTGTGGATGTGTATTATAATGGGCTCGTGGAGGCGATGgtggtttctgtctctctctcttctgagcAGTGTCCTCCTGGTCCACAGCTATGGGAGAGGTAAGCCGCTGCACTGTGAAAGCTACAGGACCAACATTTAGTTAATCATACGTTCAGGCTGACAATGACTTTGCTAGCATGGTTTTCCAGTCTACCGCTATGGTTAGCATGGTGTTGGGTATACAGcagaggaggctgctgaggggagaatggctcataataatggctggaatggagcgtaatggatggaatggagtgaTGAAATGGTATCAAACCCATGAAAACCATGTTTTTGATAcaattccattgactccattccagccattattatgagccgttgtcccctcagcagcctccactggtatacaGGAAACAAACTGTTCTGTATTTAATTCAGTGGCATGAACTCAGTGATGGGACCACTTAAAGTGAATCATCTTCACCATAATCCCATTGCTCTAtgaattattttccaccatttgcAATATTCTCCTCAACCCTGGaagttaaaaaaaaaatactgaGTCACTTCTGGTTTGTCTCActttcagttgttgttgttgttccctatgtcttcctcctcctccttctccttcccctcctctgcatgctcctcctctcctcctcttcatccacctcctcctctccatccacctcctcctcctccccctccttcccctcatctcctctccttcatccacctccccctcctcctcctaccccgcctccttcccctcctccatcatgctcctccctctcctcctcttcacccacctccccctcttcctcctacccgcctccttcccctcctcctcatgctccctcctctcctcccacttcccctcctccttctgctcctcctctcctcctcttcatccacctcctcctcctcctacccctcctccttttcatccacctcctcctcctcctcctcctccccttcattcacctcctcctcctcctcctcttcatccacctccctcccctcctcctcctaccaccctcctccttcccctccctccctccctctcctcttcattcacctcctcctcctcttcatccacctcctcctcctcctcttcattcacctcctcctcctcttcatccacctcctcctcctcctacccctcctccttcccctctcctcctctcctcctctccatcctcctcctcttccctgacCTCAGTGTTCAGACCCCCTGCGCACGCCAGCACGGTCTTCCTACGATCGAGCGAGCCGAACGTGTTCTTCTTGGAGGAGATGCTTCAGGGGAACCTGGAGAGGGAGTGTTATGAGGAGTCCTGCAACTACGAGGAGGCCAGGGAGTACTTTGAAGACACACCCAAAACTGTGAGCAGTTTAGGCCTAtaggtgcatctcaatagtctaaaatgTATTCCTTTCCTTCAAATGCACTGATCTGACAACATAGGCTATCCCCTTATCCATAACTAATGCAGTAGTTTTCTGATTTAAACCCTGTgtccgttgtctctctctctgttataccTCAATAGGACACTTTCTGGAATGTCTATGTCGGTAAGTCTCGTTCTTTTGAATCGCAGCAGAGGGGTGTTGGGTTTTCTCCCGAGTCCAGATATTGAAtcctttcctccccctcttcttcttcctcctcctccccagatgGGGACCAGTGCAAACCCAATCCCTGTCTCCATGGCGGCAGCTGCAAGGACTGGCGTTGGAGGTTACACCTGTAGCTGCACAGAGCTGTACCATGGGAAGGAACTGTGAAATAGGTCAACAGAACACCTACCTTAGAACtctttatgagtgtgtgtgcgtgcatgcgtgtgttcaTAGTTGTGTGAGTAGGCTAAGAGATATGTTTGTGTGTCACAACAGATAAATCTCAGTGCCCCACCAAAGGGGCCCTTTTCCTGTGACCACTTCTGCAGTCCCAAGTTTGAAGCATACCAGTGCTCCTGCACCACAGGGTACAAGATTCACAGTGATAAGAGGAGCTGCATACCTGCAGGTTAACGTCTACCTATTCTTTTGAATTAGACATCTGCAAAACTCccgctctcacacacactttaTATAGAGACGTCTCTGTTTCCTTAGTTAAGCACCCCTGTGGAAGACTCCAGCCAACAAACCAAATAAACATAGCCTATCACGTCTGTCCACACAACCGCTGTCCATGGCAAGTAAGTCCCTCCCCTACCAGCACAACGTAGAGCAAGGTGAGTTAAAGGGGAAGTTTGGGACCATGGATTACAGTTTATCCTGGCCTATAGACTACTTTCAAGGTGAGGAACATTAAGTTGTGAAATATTGAACTTCCCCTTTTAACCTGTGGCTTTGTGATTGGCAGGTGGTGTTTGTGGATGAGGCTGGTGCGGAGCTATGTAGCGGGGTGATCCTAGGGGCCTCACGCAGTCCTGACATCAGCTAGCTGCCTGTACATGGGAAAGAAACTCCACAGCATGCAGACAGGTGAGTCCACAGCGATCAAAACACTGAGGTTTGATATGGTTAGTGTATAAACCTCCAGCTCAGGCAGATTCAAATCCTTTCTGAAATCTAACAGTTTCCTTCATCCCCTAAGGTGCCTCAAATAATATGTGAGGATCCCTCTATCGACCCAACTGTACATTCACAACCGCCACAAGAGGGGCAGTCTGGAGGACGACCTGGCCTTGGTGAGACTAAATGAGCCCCTCCCCTTCGGCCCCTCTGTCTCCCACCTGTGCCTGCCCACTAAGGATTTCTGTGAGAATGTGTTGAGTCCAGGAAGGGAGGGGGTGGCCAGGGGTCCGGACAAACTCCGGGGGGAATCCCACGGCCACCCTGTTCTCTCCTACCTGCATGTGGAGGGCTGTCGAAACTAGGTGAACTTCTCCCAGCTGCTCAGTAATAAGATGTTCTGTATGGGTCGCCAGAAGGGCTTCTGTCGGACTGAGTTGACTAGGTTTAATGAGACAGACCTCAAACCAGGACTAACGAGGAACCGCAGCCTCTTGTCCGGGACCCCCGTTGTGACCGTTGTGACTGTACAGCGTTCCTCACAGGCCTGCTCCTTTCACCACCCACATCACATGACTGTGGACAAACCCTGGTGTTCACAAAGCTGTCTCGCTACTTGCACTGGATCCAGCAGCACCTGGACATGACAGAGGTGAGGATGACACCACAAATTACCCAAGATCCACCTGGACCTTATGGGGTAACCCCAACCTAGGGTTAGCCTGATCCCTACCTGCACTGGACTTAAAGCCAACCGGGCTGCGTTCAAGATTGAAGTTGTTTCTGCAAGGTTAACAATGTAAATGAGTGTAGTTATATTGTAACGTGTACTATAATTATATACAATTATTAATCTCCCACACTTCCTTAATAAACAAAAATGTTGTACAAGGAGAGTACAAACAATCACTTTTATTCCAAAATCACAAAATATGACAAAATAAAATGCAACCTAAATAATAAGGAAATATATTTCTGGGAACATTTTCTGGGTGAAGGGGATTCTGGGATACGTAGATTAGGAAGATGATGACAGCAGGGGGAATGGATTGGCCTTGCTGACGACCAGTTTCTGGTGCTGGTGAGAGATGTAGCCCTTGATGTGACCCTAGAAGAGGAACAAGAAGAGAGGTAATCTGCTGCTTCATGTCTTACGACTTTCTGAAATATCAGGTGTAGTGCTTAGTATGGTCAGAGGaaaaggtcagtgtgtgtgtgtgtgttagtggtggTATCTCACCTCACAGATTAGGTTGGCCAGGATACACTGCACCTCGTCAATGTCCACCTCTTCCACCTGCATCATTTTTAGAGCTACCAGGAAGGCATCTAGGGGTAACTGGTGAGTCTTCAGCAGCTGGTACCTTACACAAACATGTTAACAAAGAGTCAATATCGCTCTTAGGTTAACACACATGAAGTTCATACCACAAACACGTTAACAAAGAGTCAATATCGCTCTTAGGTTAACACACATGAAGGTCATACCACAAACATGTTAACAAAGAGTCAATATCGCTCTTAGGTTAACACACATGAAGTTCATACCACAAACATGTTAACAAAGAGTCAATATCGCTCTTAGGTTAACACACATGAAGTTCATACCACAAACATGTTAAAAAAGAGTCAATATCGCTCTTAGGTTAACACACATGAAGTTCATACCACAAACATGTTAACAAAGAGTCAATATCGCTCTTAGGTTAACACACATGAAGTTCATACCACAAACACGTTAACAAAGAGTCAATATCGCTCTTAGGTTAACACACATGAAGTTCATACCACAAACATGTTAACAAAGAGTCAATATCGCTCATAGGTTAACACACATGAAGTTCATACCACAAACACGTTAACAAAGAGTCAATATCGCTCTTAGGTTAACACACATGAAGTTCATACCACAAACATGTTAACAAAGAATCAATATCGCTCATAGGTTAACACACATGAAGTTCATACCACAAACATGTTAACAAATAGTCAAAATCGCTCttaggttaacacacacacaccaattcctACTCCACCAATGCAGATTCACACTATAGGGCTGAACCTGAATCGTACTGTGCTGGCTCAGATCATTTATTTTCACACTGACCTTTCAGTgcggttccagcaactatgatggatgtgtaaccaggccagcccagtacagctggacttggctcagtagtgtgaaaattGTACAAGACTCACACTTTCTTGAAGAGGTTCCGGTAGGTGATGATCTTGAGCTTCTCGAGGATGAGGAAGATGCCACAGCGGATGAAGAAGGTCTCGTGCTTGGCCAAGGCCTcgttcagcagcagcaggttgCCCTCACtgttacacagacagacagacagagagacagacataaagagagagattaatgatagaaaaagagaggaggaagtagagagagatggcgagGAGCGGGAGGGTGGTGACTCACCTCACAGCTTTCGTGACGTCGGCAAACTGCATGAGGTCATACTTCCTGAGTAGCTGGTGATTAGGCATGTGACCCTGAAACAACATGAGCAACACCAGTCTCAGTCTCTAATTGACAATCAAGCTTTttgaatttgatttgaattgagacGTGTGTGGCTAGATGAGCACATGTTAAGGCTCTCTCAGTAAAGCTCTGTCTCACCAGCAACATCTTGACAGGCAGTAGGTAGATGAGGATCATGCGTTTGTTCCTCTGGCTGGAGCGGTGGCAGTGCTGGAAGGAGAAGGACAGGTACTCCTCGGCTGGTTTGTAGTCGCTGTCGAACATGGCCTTACGGCCTACGTAGTATTTGTAGGTGACTCTCTGGGCCATACTGTAATCATCCTTCAGGTTGGAGCTGCTCGATGGCCCGGATCAGTGGCTTACACAGGTGTAGCTTGTTGATCTGGACACACAGAACCATTTAGACACACAGagatgtacacacatacacacacacgaagtAGGCCCTATTCACACTACTGCCTTACCTTGAAGTATATCTTGAAGAGCTGATTGATGAGAAACAACATCCCCACTTCTTGGAGTCGTCAATACCAGCCCGACTGATCGATAACAGTCAAGACATAATGGGTAAGGGGCTATGGTTGCTACAGTAAAGGCtgtaagatatatagtttaatatgctgtcaatggtgtccaatgctgtgagatatatagtttaatatgctgtcaatggtgtccaatgctgtgagatatatagtttaatatgctgtcaatggtgtccaatgctgtgagatatatagtttaatatgctgtcaatagtgtccaatgctgtaatatatatagtttaatatgctgtcaatagtgtccaatgctataagatatatagtttaatatgctgtcaatagtgtccaatgctgtgagatatatagtttaatatgctgtcaatagtgttcaatgctgtgagatatatagtttaatatgctgtcaatagtgtccaatgctataagatatatagtttaatatgctgtcaatggtgtccaatgctataagatatatagtttaatatgctgtcaatagtgtccaatgctataagatatatagtttaata
Coding sequences:
- the LOC121547791 gene encoding LOW QUALITY PROTEIN: vitamin K-dependent protein Z-like (The sequence of the model RefSeq protein was modified relative to this genomic sequence to represent the inferred CDS: deleted 1 base in 1 codon) codes for the protein MCIIMGSWRRWWFLSLSLLSSVLLVHSYGRVFRPPAHASTVFLRSSEPNVFFLEEMLQGNLERECYEESCNYEEAREYFEDTPKTDTFWNVYVDGDQCKPNPCLHGGSCKDWRWSCINLSAPPKGPFSCDHFCSPKFEAYQCSCTTGYKIHSDKRSCIPAVKHPCGRLQPTNQINIAYHVCPHNRCPWQVVFVDEAGAELCSGVILGPHAVLTSASCLYMGKKLHSMQTGASNNM